The sequence below is a genomic window from Nostoc flagelliforme CCNUN1.
AGCTCGATGAAAAACACGACTAGGGGGATCTTGTTTTTGGATATTGGGAGAAGAGAAGGCTTTAGGCTGTGCTGTGGCTATCTCTACGCTAACGCCAGTTCCTTTATACCGGGCAATCCATCTACTACTGGACTAGCTCGCCGCTTTGCGTCTACGTTAAAAAAATTGACTTTGACAAAGATTTTAGCCTTTATCTGAGCCTCTGAAGTTTATTTATGGGCGGGCGATGATGCTAATCGAGAATGCTGCAAGATATCAGTTTTTGTGGACTTTGATATTATTCTTTATTCTAGTTGCAAATGCCTGTTTCCCAGGACAATAAAATGTTACATTTTCATTGTATTTACAGATAATTGTTTTTTGGATAAATAGTTATCTTGGCAAAAAAGTATCATATTGTACAAAAAATATTGATATTGCCTAGAAGTATTAACTTGCCTGAAACAGTTTAGACAAAATGCCAGCATTCCACAAATTTGATTGCTATATTAGATTAGATCACTATTCTGGCAAGGATTGAAAAGCTGTGCGGGATGATTTACAGGGCTTGGAAATTAGTCAGGATGAACTGCAAAAGCTGACTAATTTACCTGTCAATAATCAACTCTCAATCATTACAAATTTCCTGAAAAAATTAGCAGTTTTATACATTCAAAAACTTAAAAGTTCGGAAGGAGCAACTGTAATTTTTATTGGGTTTGCTACATTTGTTTTTGGCTATCTTTTATTTGATATTTTTATAAAAATATTTGTAGGATGGATATCAATTCCATCCTGGCTATTATTAATGATATTAGTCCTATGGATTGGCGGCTTTACACAAATTATCTTATATTTAATATGGGAAAGTAGAAGTAAAATTGTCAAAGATAACATGACGAATTCTCTGCAAATACTGTTAACAGATGTGGAAAGATATAATACTGTTATTAGAGCAATAGATATCAATGACCAAATAGAAGAAGCTGGTAATCCAGAAGTGCTTATAAAGGAAAGAGCAAGTGTTATCGAAGCTCTAAAACTGACCAAATCAGATTTAGTTCGCGCTTTGAAGACAGAAAGAATTTTGAGAGAAAATAAGAGCTTTATCCTTAGTAATACAGAATTATTCGTCAACAATTTAGCAACTTTAACAGCCATGCAAGTAAATGAACAAGCTACTGAGCATGGAAGGTTACTTAATGAAGCATTACAGATTGCATTAGATGTACAACACGAAATGAAAAGATTACAAACTCAGCGTTAAGATAATTTGTAATTCGTAATGAGGCTCTGTAGGAGACGCTGCACTCAGGTAATTAAGTTTTGTAATGGAGATGTTAGAAAGCATTCCTGAATTCACTCAGTACTCAGTAAGAGTTTGAAAAAGCGTAGATGCTGCCTATAAGTCCATAGACGCTGCTGGGTGGGTTGACTTCCAAGCTACTCGCCAGATATCCTCAATGGCTTTTTCCATAATCCTTCCCACGGTTGCGATCGCCGATCTAACATAAAGAATATACAAGAAAGCGATCGCTTATCGGCATGGACTGGAAAGAAGTCAGAGGCAACTGGGTAATCATTCCCCGAAATCCCATAGGTATCATCCATTTTTTAGGAGGTGCATTTGTCGCCACTGCACCGCACATCACTTATCGCTGGTTACTCGAACAATTGGCTAGTAAAGGTTATGTTGTAATTGCTACGCCTTTCGTTAACACCTTGGATCATACTGCGATCGCAAAGTCTGTGCTACTAAACTTTGACCGCACCCTCGAACGTCTACAAGATTCTGGGGCATTACGCAAGCTTTACTACCCAATCTACGGCATTGGGCACAGTATGGGCTGTAAACTTCACTTGCTGATTGGTAGCCTCTTTAAAGTAGAACGCGCAGGCAATATTTTAATATCGTTCAACAACTACGCAGCTAAAGAAGCTATCCCCTTAGTAGAACAATTTAATTCTACTTTGAAAATCGAGTTTACCCCCTCGCCATTGGAAACCAACCAGCTTGTCCAAGAGCGTTACGA
It includes:
- a CDS encoding DUF1350 family protein, encoding MDWKEVRGNWVIIPRNPIGIIHFLGGAFVATAPHITYRWLLEQLASKGYVVIATPFVNTLDHTAIAKSVLLNFDRTLERLQDSGALRKLYYPIYGIGHSMGCKLHLLIGSLFKVERAGNILISFNNYAAKEAIPLVEQFNSTLKIEFTPSPLETNQLVQERYDIRRNLLIKFSNDTIDQSAALTKILQERFDEMVTTQTLPGTHTTPLGQDIKWQTGTSFTPFDALGQWFKQEAYRDLNQLKNTILLWVNPLAPP